In Streptomyces sp. NBC_00433, a single genomic region encodes these proteins:
- a CDS encoding hydroxymethylglutaryl-CoA lyase, whose protein sequence is MAVPADGLPRQVRIHEVGARDGLQNEQRTVPTAVKAEFVHRLAEAGLTTIEATSFVHPKWVPQLADAAELMPLLADLTGTGGTDAAGPNGHGDRAVRLPVLVPNERGLDRALELGVREIAVFGSATESFARANLNRTVDESLAMFEPVVARARAAGAAVRGYLSMCFGDPWEGPVPIGQVAAVARRLYGMGCTELSLGDTIGVATPGQVAALLDELTGGPGGTPGIGGGIPVEHLAVHFHDTYGQALSNTLAALQRGVTVVDASAGGLGGCPYAKSATGNLATEDLVWMLNGLGIRTGVDLDRLSATSVWMAEQLGRPSPSRTVRALTHREQ, encoded by the coding sequence ATGGCGGTCCCCGCGGACGGGCTGCCGCGGCAGGTGCGGATCCACGAGGTCGGCGCGCGGGACGGGTTGCAGAACGAGCAGCGGACCGTGCCGACCGCGGTGAAGGCGGAGTTCGTCCACCGGCTGGCCGAGGCCGGGCTGACGACGATCGAGGCGACCAGCTTCGTGCACCCCAAGTGGGTGCCCCAACTGGCCGACGCGGCCGAGCTGATGCCGCTGCTCGCCGACCTCACCGGGACCGGTGGCACGGATGCCGCCGGCCCGAACGGGCACGGCGACCGGGCGGTGCGGCTGCCGGTGCTGGTGCCCAACGAGCGGGGCCTGGACCGGGCGCTGGAGCTGGGTGTGCGGGAGATCGCGGTCTTCGGCAGTGCGACGGAGTCCTTCGCCCGCGCGAATCTCAACCGGACGGTGGACGAGTCGCTGGCGATGTTCGAGCCGGTGGTGGCACGGGCCAGGGCGGCGGGGGCGGCGGTCCGCGGCTATCTGTCGATGTGCTTCGGCGACCCGTGGGAGGGGCCGGTGCCGATCGGGCAGGTGGCGGCGGTGGCCCGCCGGCTGTACGGGATGGGCTGCACCGAGCTGAGCCTCGGCGACACCATCGGGGTGGCGACACCCGGCCAGGTCGCGGCGCTGCTGGACGAGTTGACCGGCGGCCCGGGCGGCACGCCGGGCATAGGCGGCGGGATCCCGGTGGAGCACCTCGCCGTGCACTTCCACGACACCTACGGGCAGGCGCTGTCCAACACGCTGGCCGCGCTGCAGCGGGGCGTCACCGTCGTGGACGCCTCCGCCGGCGGGCTCGGCGGCTGCCCGTACGCCAAGAGCGCCACCGGGAATCTCGCGACCGAAGACCTCGTGTGGATGCTGAACGGACTCGGCATCCGCACCGGGGTCGATCTCGACCGCCTCAGCGCCACAAGCGTCTGGATGGCGGAGCAGTTGGGGCGGCCCAGCCCGTCCCGTACCGTCCGCGCCCTCACCCACCGGGAGCAGTAG
- a CDS encoding methylcrotonoyl-CoA carboxylase, with protein MAAPALSSAADPASEAFRVNTQAHTALSAGLRDKLAAARLGGGEKARARHTARGKLLPRDRVDGLLDPGSPFLELAPLAADGMYDGQAPAAGVIAGIGRVAGREVVVVANDATVKGGTYYPITVKKHLRAQEVALDNRLPCVYLVDSGGAFLPRQDEVFPDRDHFGRIFYNQATMSARGIPQIAAVLGSCTAGGAYVPAMSDEAVIVRNQGTIFLGGPPLVKAATGEVVTAEELGGGEVHSRISGVTDHLAEDDAHALSIVRDIVATLPARGAPPWTLRPAEEPAVDPAGLYGAVPVDSRTPYDVREVIARLVDGSRFAEFKAEYGTTLVTGFAHLQGHPVGIVANNGILFAESALKGAHFIELCDQRGIPLLFLQNISGFMVGRQYEAGGIAKHGAKMVTAVACARVPKLTVVIGGSYGAGNYSMCGRAYSPRFLWMWPNAKISVMGGEQAASVLATVKRDQLAAAGEKWSEEAEEAFKQPVREQYETQGSAYYATARLWDDGVIDPLETRTVLGLALTACTNAPLPTADPAAPGYGVFRM; from the coding sequence ATGGCAGCACCCGCCCTGTCCAGCGCCGCGGATCCGGCGTCGGAGGCGTTTCGCGTCAACACGCAGGCACACACCGCGCTCAGCGCGGGCCTGCGCGACAAGCTGGCCGCCGCACGCCTAGGCGGCGGCGAGAAGGCCAGAGCCCGCCACACCGCACGCGGGAAGCTGCTGCCCAGGGACCGGGTGGACGGGCTGCTCGACCCCGGCTCCCCCTTCCTGGAGCTGGCGCCGCTGGCCGCGGACGGGATGTACGACGGGCAGGCGCCGGCCGCCGGGGTCATCGCCGGGATCGGCCGGGTCGCCGGGCGCGAGGTCGTCGTGGTCGCCAACGACGCCACCGTCAAGGGCGGCACCTATTACCCCATCACGGTGAAAAAGCATCTGCGCGCGCAGGAGGTCGCCCTCGACAACCGGCTGCCGTGCGTCTACCTGGTGGATTCCGGCGGCGCCTTCCTCCCCCGGCAGGACGAGGTCTTCCCCGACCGCGACCACTTCGGGCGGATCTTCTACAACCAGGCGACGATGTCGGCCCGCGGCATCCCGCAGATCGCCGCCGTGCTCGGCTCGTGCACCGCGGGCGGCGCCTACGTCCCGGCGATGAGCGACGAGGCGGTCATCGTGCGCAACCAGGGCACGATCTTCCTCGGCGGGCCGCCGCTGGTGAAGGCCGCCACCGGAGAGGTGGTCACCGCCGAGGAGCTGGGCGGCGGCGAGGTGCACTCCCGGATCTCCGGGGTCACCGACCATCTCGCCGAGGACGACGCGCACGCCCTGAGCATCGTCCGGGACATCGTCGCGACGCTGCCCGCCCGCGGCGCCCCGCCCTGGACGCTGCGGCCGGCGGAAGAGCCCGCGGTGGACCCCGCGGGGCTGTACGGAGCGGTGCCGGTCGACTCCCGCACCCCCTACGACGTGCGCGAGGTGATCGCCCGGCTGGTCGACGGCAGCCGGTTCGCCGAGTTCAAGGCGGAGTACGGCACGACCCTGGTCACCGGGTTCGCCCACCTCCAGGGCCACCCGGTGGGGATCGTGGCGAACAACGGCATCCTGTTCGCCGAATCGGCCCTCAAGGGCGCCCATTTCATCGAGCTGTGCGACCAGCGCGGCATCCCGCTGCTCTTCCTGCAGAACATCTCAGGATTCATGGTCGGCCGGCAGTACGAGGCGGGCGGCATCGCCAAGCACGGCGCCAAGATGGTCACCGCGGTGGCCTGCGCCCGGGTGCCCAAGCTCACAGTGGTGATCGGCGGGTCCTACGGCGCCGGCAACTACTCGATGTGCGGCCGGGCCTACAGCCCGCGCTTCCTGTGGATGTGGCCCAACGCCAAGATTTCGGTGATGGGCGGCGAGCAGGCCGCCTCTGTGCTGGCCACCGTCAAGCGCGACCAGCTCGCGGCGGCCGGCGAGAAGTGGAGCGAGGAGGCCGAGGAGGCCTTCAAGCAGCCGGTCCGCGAGCAGTACGAGACCCAGGGCAGCGCCTACTACGCCACCGCCAGGCTCTGGGACGACGGGGTGATCGACCCGCTGGAGACCCGCACCGTGCTGGGCCTCGCGCTCACCGCCTGCACCAACGCACCGCTGCCCACCGCCGATCCCGCCGCGCCCGGCTACGGCGTCTTCCGGATGTGA
- a CDS encoding ATP-grasp domain-containing protein translates to MTSSKSTATGQDGATAAAGAPFGTVLVANRGEIAVRIIRTLRELGVRSAAAFTEADADARHVREADTAVRVGSYLSAAEQVRAAVAVGAGAVHPGYGFLAENAGFARACAEAGLVFIGPPADAIELMGDKIRAKETVRAAGVPVVPGSTGSGLTDAELAAAAREIGLPVLLKPSAGGGGKGMRLVRDEAALAEEIAAARREAVGSFGDDTLLVERWIDRPRHIEIQVLADAHGHVVHLGERECSLQRRHQKVIEEAPSVLLDPATRAAMGEAAVQAARSCGYTGAGTVEFIVPGADPSAYFFMEMNTRLQVEHPVTELVTGLDLVAWQLRVAAGEPLDFGQQDVTLTGHAVEARICAETARAGDGRIDFLPSAGPVLALHEPAGRPGVRVDSGLLAGTEVGTAYDPMLAKVIAHGPDRATALRRLRAALAETVVLGLDTNTAFLRRLLGHPAVVAGELDTGLIEREAAALVPDGVPDEVYAAGALLRQAALAPPPGPEGWTDPFSVPSGWRLGGEAAWTVHHLRVPGHEPVAVRVRQGEVRIGDGPATAATVTLDGPRARLHTGGLVHTFFRAGQWLGRDGESWWVQPYDPVAAALRGAALGAGGGALTAPMPGTVTVVKVAKGEDVVAGQSLLVVEAMKMEHVITAPHDGTVTEIDVSAGSTVAMDQVLAVVTPAAQPGDGTQDPAAGRPGEAS, encoded by the coding sequence ATGACCAGCAGCAAGTCCACCGCCACCGGCCAGGACGGCGCCACCGCCGCCGCGGGCGCCCCCTTCGGCACCGTCCTGGTCGCCAACCGCGGCGAGATCGCCGTCCGGATCATCCGCACCCTGCGCGAGCTGGGCGTGCGGTCGGCCGCCGCCTTCACCGAGGCCGACGCCGACGCCCGGCATGTGCGGGAGGCCGACACCGCGGTGCGGGTGGGGAGTTACCTGTCGGCTGCCGAGCAGGTGCGGGCCGCCGTGGCCGTCGGCGCCGGGGCCGTCCACCCCGGCTACGGCTTCCTCGCCGAGAATGCCGGCTTCGCCAGGGCCTGCGCCGAGGCGGGGCTGGTCTTCATCGGGCCGCCGGCCGACGCGATCGAGCTGATGGGCGACAAGATCCGGGCCAAGGAGACGGTGCGGGCCGCGGGTGTGCCGGTGGTGCCCGGCAGCACTGGAAGCGGGCTCACCGACGCGGAGTTGGCCGCGGCCGCCCGGGAGATCGGGCTGCCGGTGCTGCTCAAGCCGTCCGCGGGCGGCGGCGGCAAGGGCATGCGCCTGGTGCGGGACGAGGCGGCGCTGGCCGAGGAGATCGCCGCGGCCCGGCGCGAGGCCGTGGGGTCGTTCGGCGACGACACCCTGCTGGTCGAGCGCTGGATCGACCGGCCGCGGCACATCGAGATCCAGGTGCTGGCCGACGCCCACGGCCATGTGGTGCACCTGGGCGAGCGGGAGTGCTCGTTGCAGCGGCGGCACCAGAAGGTGATCGAGGAGGCGCCCTCGGTGCTGCTCGACCCGGCGACCCGGGCGGCGATGGGCGAGGCCGCGGTGCAGGCGGCCAGGTCCTGCGGCTACACCGGGGCGGGGACGGTGGAGTTCATCGTGCCGGGAGCCGACCCGTCGGCGTATTTCTTCATGGAGATGAACACCCGGCTGCAGGTCGAGCATCCGGTGACCGAGCTGGTCACCGGACTGGACCTGGTGGCCTGGCAGTTGCGGGTGGCGGCCGGCGAACCGCTGGACTTCGGCCAGCAGGACGTGACGCTCACCGGTCATGCGGTCGAGGCGCGGATCTGTGCGGAGACCGCCAGGGCAGGCGACGGCCGGATCGACTTCCTGCCCTCGGCGGGACCGGTGCTGGCGCTGCACGAACCGGCCGGGCGGCCGGGGGTGCGGGTGGACTCCGGCCTGCTGGCGGGCACCGAGGTCGGCACCGCCTACGACCCCATGCTGGCCAAGGTGATCGCCCACGGCCCCGACCGGGCCACGGCATTGCGGCGGCTGCGGGCGGCGCTGGCGGAGACGGTGGTGCTGGGGCTGGACACCAACACGGCCTTCCTGCGGCGGCTGCTCGGGCATCCGGCGGTAGTGGCGGGCGAGTTGGACACCGGGCTGATCGAGCGGGAGGCCGCCGCGCTGGTGCCGGACGGCGTGCCCGACGAGGTCTACGCGGCCGGGGCGCTGCTGCGGCAGGCGGCGCTGGCCCCGCCGCCGGGACCGGAGGGCTGGACCGATCCGTTCTCGGTGCCCAGCGGCTGGCGGCTCGGCGGCGAGGCGGCCTGGACCGTGCACCACCTGCGGGTGCCGGGCCACGAGCCGGTGGCGGTGCGGGTCAGGCAGGGCGAGGTGCGGATCGGGGACGGCCCCGCGACGGCGGCCACGGTCACCCTCGACGGGCCGCGGGCGCGGCTGCACACCGGCGGCCTGGTGCACACCTTCTTCCGGGCCGGCCAGTGGCTGGGCCGGGACGGCGAGAGCTGGTGGGTGCAGCCGTACGACCCGGTCGCCGCGGCCCTGCGGGGGGCCGCGCTGGGTGCGGGCGGCGGCGCGCTGACCGCGCCGATGCCGGGCACGGTCACCGTGGTGAAGGTCGCCAAGGGCGAGGACGTGGTGGCAGGGCAGAGCCTGCTGGTGGTGGAGGCGATGAAGATGGAGCACGTGATCACCGCCCCGCACGACGGGACGGTGACCGAGATCGACGTCAGCGCGGGTTCGACGGTGGCGATGGACCAGGTGCTGGCCGTGGTCACCCCCGCCGCGCAGCCTGGCGACGGCACGCAGGACCCGGCGGCCGGGCGGCCCGGGGAGGCGTCGTGA